The Mercenaria mercenaria strain notata chromosome 8, MADL_Memer_1, whole genome shotgun sequence genome has a segment encoding these proteins:
- the LOC123554592 gene encoding uncharacterized protein KIAA1958-like — MSVEELDPEVLNDIFTNFFDQEEYGDFQVADRNFRQVDADQFLKENENKNTQKKTESDMKLFFSFLMSKNEMRKPEYIPPYQLNSLLCEFILGVTKKDGREYEPTTLRGFISSVDRYLKASDSNVAIFKDREFSKTRAVLSRKQQQLKGQGLGNKPRAAETMTESIIDQMHEARTLGDYTPRSLLHSMWFVCTNHFGMRTGKECRDLCWGDIHLRMDETSGEEYLIYDQERQTKTRSGSNPRDIRGTKPKAYATADAQRDPVHLYKLYSQKRPDEMCKPDSPFFLTPNDKPQRCWFKKTPLGINKLYNIMRDMKAEAGIENPRITPYSSRKHLVQTLNDAGVPANQIMQISGHKNVNSINNYSKINNDQSRNISKILSNQRNETNLQTQGSGAASAPEPWTGPFGSNRSRSLFASSTFHGPVTFNFHSTSVSETLSQMSTVNVGRSNATAEESVSNMLDSPVATARPFNE, encoded by the exons ATGTCTGTAGAAGAACTGGATCCAGAGGTCTtgaatgacattttcacaaatttctttGACCAGGAGGAATATGGAGACTTTCAGGTTGCAGACAGGAACTTTAGACAAGTAGATGCTGACCagtttcttaaagaaaatgaaaataaaaatacccaaAAGAAGACAGAGAGTGACATGAAGTTATTCTTCTCTTTTctgatgtcaaaaaatgaaatgagaaaacCAGAATACATTCCCCCATATCAGCTTAATTCATTACTGTGTGAATTTATCTTGGGTGTTACCAAGAAAGATGGCAGGGAATATGAGCCTACAACTTTGCGGGGCTTTATAAGCTCTGTTGACAGATATCTAAAAGCAAGTGACAGCAATGTTGCCATATTCAAGGACAGAGAATTTTCCAAAACACGAGCTGTCCTTTCAAGAAAACAGCAACAGCTGAAAGGCCAGGGACTTGGCAATAAGCCGAGAGCTGCAGAAACCATGACAGAGTCTATCATTGACCAGATGCATGAAGCCAGGACACTAGGTGACTACACTCCAAGGTCTTTGTTACACTCCATGTGGTTTGTATGCACAAACCATTTTGGAATGCGGACAGGCAAAGAATGCCGTGATCTCTGCTGGGGAGATATTCATCTTAGAATGGACGAAACTTCTGGTGAGGAGTATCTTATATATGACCAAGAGAGACAAACCAAAACCAGATCTGGTTCAAATCCTCGGGACATTAG AGGTACAAAACCCAAAGCCTATGCCACTGCTGACGCCCAGAGAGATCCTGTACATCTGTACAAGCTGTACAGCCAGAAACGACCGGACGAAATGTGCAAACCTGACAGCCCATTCTTCCTTACACCAAATGATAAACCACAGAGATGCTGGTTCAAAAAAACCCCACTTggaataaataaactttacaacATTATGAGAGACATGAAGGCTGAAGCAGGAATTGAAAATCCCAGAATAACGCCTTACAG ctccagAAAACATCTGGTTCAAACTCTAAACGATGCTGGGGTCCCTGCCAACCAAATCATGCAAATTTCTGGTCACAAGAATGTGAATTCTATAAACAACTACAGTAAAATCAACAACGACCAGtcgagaaatatttctaaaatactgtCGAATCAGAGAAATGAAACCAACCTTCAAACTCAAGGAAGTGGTGCTGCCAGTGCTCCGGAGCCATGGACTGGGCCTTTCGGATCCAATCGCTCTCGCAGTCTTTTTGCAAGCAGCACTTTCCACGGACCTGTGACTTTCAATTTCCACAGTACATCTGTATCGGAAACACTGTCACAAATGTCCACAGTTAACGTAGGCCGAAGTAATGCAACTGCTGAAGAGTCCGTTTCCAACATGCTCGATTCGCCAGTTGCCACTGCCAGACCATTCAACGAATAA